TTGTCAAAGTTGTCCGGGAAGCGTTTCTTGAACTCTGCGGCTACACCCTTCCCCATCACTCCAACACAGTTGACAGTATTAACAAGCGCATCGGCGCTTTCATCAACTATGTTGCCGCCGGTTTTGTATGTAATAGACATCTGACCCTTACCTCAATAATACCATTCCCGCTTCACTTCAACAGGGGGCCTTCGCCATGTCATTTTTAAAAACTCCAAGACTTGCTCTCTCACACGGGGAACTTTAACATACACATTGGAAACTAAGAGCCAAGAGAACCGTCCTTCAACCAAGAATTCCGCTTGCCTTGCTTGCTTTGCTCTTTCTTTGTCCTCTTCTGTGTCTTGACCATCCCACCAACTATGTGATCCGATAATTCCCCAATCTATCTTGTCCAAATCGTCAAGAGATGAATAGTCCTCAAAATTAGAAGCCCCAGCGTTTGAAGTTGTGAAGGCATAACGAAGATTCTTGTCTATTATCCGTGAGACAAATTCGTGCAAATCTGCTTCCAAATAAATGATTTCGTCCTCTCCTCCCTTGTACTCAAGATCTTCATTCTGCTTATGGATTGCATAAAGCATTGGCGAGCGGGGGCAAAAATAAAACGGCACGCAATCACCCACCGACAAATCAGGATGACTTTTTAATTTTCTAGAAAGCCTCCTCTCCTTGATTCTTGGATTGCCAATCTTTGTGCCAGAATGATTACGCTTACTCATCTCTGAATCGGACAAAAGAAAACCCTCCTCAAGAATGTGAGGCAATCTGTCAACATGCACTATGTGATAGATTTTGGGATTTTCAGGAACACTCATCCCCTTCCTCCTGCGGTTCAAACACCACCACCTCAACCTCTTCCATATCTTCAAACATCCCGACTATAAGCGGCTTGACATCCCCCCAATCAAGCCCCCCTAACCCGCACCCAAGCGCCGGAATGGCGATTGACTCAATCTCCCGCCTTTCAACCTCATCCACAAGGGCAAGAAGCCCGTCCTCTATGTATTGCATACTGCTCTTGTCTTTGTAATGCCTTTCGGTGGGAAAGTTGATTATATGCGTGGGAAACATCGCGCCCGTTTCAAAGACAAACATCTCCCCGGTTCTCAAGCCGCCGGTTTCGCACAATTCGGCATACGCCCTGAAGTTTTCGGGAAACGCTTTTTTGAACTGGAGCGCAAGCCCCGCGCCCATCGCGCCGACACAGTTGACCGGGTTGACAAGGGCGTCAACCCGCTCATCAAAGATACTGCCGCCGGTTTTGTGTGTTACTGACAAACCGCTTTATTACTTCTTCCCGCTCTTGTTGTTCCCCGTCTTCCGGTTGTTGGACTTACGCTGTTTGTTGCGATTGGTCCTGTCCGCCTTGTAAGCGGGGTTGTTCTGGTTTTTGACATCAGCCCTCTTGTTTGGTGTCTTTTTCATCTTTAAAGCCTCTCTCGGCAAGTTGCCGATGGTTTCGTGTGTTACCGGCAAACCGCTTTATTCATCTTCTTCTTCCGTCTCTTCCTTGTCCTCACCCTTATATTCGTCATTGTTCGGGTTGAGTTGGTCTGTGTGGTTGTCCATGCTTGACTGGTAAGCGTCATTGTTCGGGTTCATGCTGTCGCTTCTGTCATCATTCGGTGTTCTTCCCATTGTTCTTACTCCTTATCGGCAAGTTGCCGATGGTTTTAATCTAAACACATTTCAATAGAGCGCAAGAGAGTGAAACTCCTACTCCCTCGCATCTAAGGTGCTCACTCCGTAAAGAGCAATTTTTTCATCCCTTGTAACGATTGTAAGACCTTCCGCTTGCGCTTGGGCGACAAGCATGCGGTCAAAAGGGTCTCTGTGATGAAGCGGTAGTTCACCCGCCCGCCGGGCGTGAAAGAAAGTTAAAGGCAAAGTGTCAAAGCCGTCTTTAAGAATGACTGATTCCAGGTCCGGAGGAGCTTTCAACTTGCCGAGATTGCTTTTAATGGCAATCTCCCAACCCGTTACGGCGCTTACAAAAATTTCATTCTCTCCGTTCCTGAGAGCGCTGTCGGTCTGCTTTCCTATCTTTTTGCTGTCCTCAAACCACCACAGCAACGCATGCGTATCAATCAACAAACGGAGCATTACTTGTCTTCGTCAAGCGACCCGTAAAACATTTCTTCAATCTCCGGGCAGGGGTCATCAAAGTCGGGAGATATCCAAATCTTGCCCTTGAGTGAACCGGGTTTGCGGTCTTTGCGCTTTTTGCGGTAGGGAGTGAGAGACAGATAAGGCTTGCCCGCTTTGGCAATGACTATCTCCTCGCCTTTCCAAGCAAGTTCTCCAAGTTTGGAAAGTTGAGACTTCGCTTCGTGCATGTTCACTTTCATAACTGCCACCTCCTTGTATTGGCTAAGTCTGACTAAACTATATTCATTGTGGCTTTAAGGTCAAGTCCTCTTCTTCCGTCTTCCCGTAAAACATCTCCTCAATCTCAGGGCAGGGGTCATCAAAGTCGGGAGATATCCAAATCTTGCCTTTAAGAGAGCCGATTTTGCGGTCTTTGCGCTTCGGGCTTTGCTGCAACTTGTCTTTGCTTGTGTCCTTTTTCATCGGTCAAACTATACCGGACGACACCGCCGCCCGCTCCTTCAAATACCTCTCCACCCTCTCCCCGTCCTCATTCTCCTTGTCCCCCTTGTAATACAGTTCAATGAAGTCCACCCTATCCTCACTTTCCGCATACGCATAGACAATGCGCAGGGATGACCTTTTCAGATACAGGCAGAAAAAACGCGCTTTTACAACCCTCACATACTCATCGTGAAAAAGAGTGCTGAAGTGTTTTTTGTTCTTTCCGTTCGGGTCATCTTCAACAACCCTGCAAAATTGCCCGAAGTCATCAGGCAGGGATTTGTATTTCTTCTCAAGTTTCTTGAATTCCCGTTGGAACTCCAGCAACTCATCAAAGATCATCTTCATAATCCCTTACGGAGTATTTTTCATCCCGGTAGAAAACAGCCTCATAGGAAATCTCCTCGTTGGACTTCGCTATTCTCCACGGAATATCCCCGTGGGAATAGTCCGCTATCTCTCTTGCGCTTTTGTCGGAAAGACGCGCCAGAACATCGTCAATATGCTTGACCTCCCGCGCCGAAAGAGCGCTGAGGTCGGGAGGGTTCAGCGCAATGTATCTTTTCTGCGGTTTGCCGAAATAATCGGCGTCCACCTTTATAACCTTCCCCTCTTCCGCCATCCTCTCAACTATCTTTGAGAAAACGACCGATGTGGGGCCGTGAGTGTTCTTGATGTATGCAGCCCCCATAAGGCTCTCCTCAAACTTCTCGTAGTAGTCAAAATCAATGAAATACAGAAGTTTATGCAGCACGGTTTCACCGACATTCGGCTTGCCGCCGACCTCGCAAAGCACGTAAAGCAAAACCTGTTTGAACTTTTCAAGGTCCTCGCGGGTAACGCGAATCTGCGGCGCGGGCGCGGCTTCCCCTTCCGGCGTTTCCTCAAGAATAACTTCATACCCGTCATCCCTGAGAGCAACCAGACTGCCGAGAGACATGCCGAAAACGGCGGCAAGTTTCTTCGCCTCCGAAAGCATAATGTCCCGCTTCCCGCTCTCTATCTGACCGTAAGTCTGGCGGGTCAATCCCATCTCCGAAGCAACCCGCTCCTGAGTCATATCCCTTTTAATCCTCTGCCGCTTTATAAATCCGGCGACACCCTTAACCATGGCTGTTGAACCTCCCTTTGGCATATCAACAGCCTAAATAATGTTAAAAATACTGTCAAGAACGATGTTAAGAAAAACAAACACGCGGAGGGCGAGGGATTCGAACCCCCAAGTCCGTGAGGACGCCGGTTTTCAAGACCGGTGCATTAGCCGTTCTGCCAGCCCTCCGTTTGAACAACGGAATTATAACGGATTTCATCAGGCAACCGAACGGCTTCAAGCCGCCGGACGCCCCGCCTGCTGTTTGAGCATTGAAAGATACTTGCCGCCGAGCATTATGCTGCCGCGCTCCGCGCCGTTTTTCAGCCTGTCCACCATGTAGCCCCTGTCCGCGCCCACTATGTTGACCCCGTGATCGCTCTCAACAAGACACAGAATTTTCATATCGCCGTCCGCGGGCGGACTGTCCGCCACCTTGTAAACCGCCGCATAGTTCAAAAGCGCCGCCTCAACCGTTCCGCACGGCAGGGAGGGATTGTCCGCCCCCTCGCACACCTCGCCCGCCCGAAACCATTCGGGAGACGGGTATCCGTGAAAATGCAGTATGGATATGCCGTCCTTTTCAACCACCTCCGGCATGTAAAGGGCAAAGGAAAACGCCTGCGCAAGAATGACAAAAGTGTCAAAAGAGGGGCGTATGTCGCGGCGCGAAAGGTCCATGCCCGCCGGTATCTGCAAATGCAACTGCCCGTTGATGATGCCTATGCGCACAATGTCCGTCATGGGGTCAAGATTGGTTTTGTCGCAACCCGACCGCGAGGTTACCGTCCACAGGTCGGGAATCTGCCTGAAGATTTCCCTGCCGCCGACATTTATCCTGATATACCACCTGCCCAGAGAAGACTCCCTCACATCGCTCATCCCCCTGACCGGGGCAAAGGCGTTCCACTCCGCCTCGGTTATGTCTCTCTCGCCCTTGTATTCGGGCGGCTCAACTATTGCTATGAAGCCGTAGGAAACCCCCGTTCTGCCGTCAAGTATGTTGCTGAGCACATCGCGGTGCGAAACGCGGCTTATGCGCTCGCTGAACTTATACCCTTCGGGAAACAGCCCCGTCGGCCTGACCATCTTGCCGAGACTCGCCAGCGCGCCCGTGTTTTCATTCTCCGCCGGATTGTATTCGGAGATTTTGAACCTGCTGAGAATGGGCGGCTTTATGGGCGCGTAAATTTTGGGAACAAGCGAGTTCAGCACAAACCCGTCAAGCTGCCCGTGAGAGTAAACCGAGTCCGAAAGGTTCATGTTGATTATGGCAAAATTGTCCTCCGACACCCCTATCACTATCTCAGACATCGTGCCTATCAGGTGGCTGAGCCCTATCTCTATCTTCACATCGTAGGTGGTGTTCTCGTCCTCAAACTCGCTCTCAAGCGGAACGATGGTTATGACCTGCGTGCTGAACGGGTCCTGAATGTATTTCTGCGTGAAGTCGTCCGCCCAGCCGCTGATCTTGAGAATCTCCATCACAGACCTGCCGGGCTTTCTCACATAAAGGTAAACGGCCTCGGCAATTGCGCTGAGCGCCCTGCGCAGTATGGACGGCTCTCTTTTTACGTCCACCACCGCGTTGATGTCTCTCTTGACCCGCCGGATGTTGAAAACACGCGACAGGATTCCAAACGCGCCGTCCTGAACGGTCGCCTCCTCCCACGGAACAACCGTAACGCCAATCCGGAGCAGACTCGCCTTCAGTTCGCCGGAAAACTCCCTGATGCGCCCGTTCCCGTATCGCGGCGGGACGGGGCGGAAAGCCACCCTCACGTTTGAAGCCATGGCGCGCGGGTCTGTGGGGTTGGCAACATTGCGCAACCGGGGCATGCCCGTCAGGGAAACTATGGTTTTAAGGTCAACGTCCGCTATCCGGTTCATTGTTGCTCCAGCCCCCGCAGCATTGCGTCTCTGGTTTCGCGCTCAAGCATGTCCATCGCCGCCCTTCCTCCGGAGCCCTCCGCCGCGCGGACGGGGGGGAGGAAATCAACGCTCATCTCCCCGCCGGTTTTAAGCGGGCCGCGCTTCGGCTTTACGCCTATGCCGCCCCGTATGACCATCGGAACAACCGGCGCGCCCGAAAGCGCCGCAAGCAGAAAGCCGCCTTTTTTGAAATCAAGCAGTTTGCCGCTTTCGCTCCGCGTCCCTTCGGGGGCGAGCACGAGGGTCTGTTTTTTCTCACGAATTGCGCGCGCCATAAGTTTCAGTTGCCTTGAGTCTCCGCTTCCGCCGTCCCGCGACACAAAAAAGTGCCCGTTTAACTTTGAAACCCATCCCACAAAAGGGATTTTGAGAACCTCATCCTTCATAACCAGTTTATACCGCCCCGGCAGGGAAGCGACAAGAGCCGGGATGTCAACGGAACTTTGATGATTGTACATTATAACAGACGGTTCGCGCGGAATATTTTCAATGCCGCCCACCCTCAGCCGCACGCCGAGGCACAAAAGCAGCGCCTTTCCCCACGGGCGGACGGCAAGCGGTATCACAAGGCGCGGCGCGGCAAGCGAAAAACTTACCCCCGCAATTCCGAAAACGGTCGTGGCAACCGCGCACAATGCCACGGCCACCACGGATTTGACCTTCCGCAACACGGCGGATTATACGCTCCCCGCCGGAGAAAGCACACTCAGCGCCCCTTTGCGTATTGAAATCTCATGCTCCCCCGCCTCCAGAACAAACGGCTCTCCGTCCATGTGGGCGGGAAGGTCGGTTTCGGTCTCAATGATTGCGGAGGCGGCTTGAAACCTGCTTATCCAGCCGCCGCCCGCCGCTCCCGCCATCACCGACACAAGGCGCAAAACCCTCAGCGGCGGCGGCATGTCGCAAATAAAATGGAAGTCCAGAAGCCCGTCATCGGGCTTTGCGGCGGGCGAGATTCTGAACCCCCCCTGGCTCGGCCCGTTTGAAACCCCGGCAAGCAGGCAGCGCCCCCCGGCGTCGCCTCCGGGCGACCGCACGGCGGCGGCAAACCCCCTGAAAGTTACCGCCGCCGCGCCCGCCGCGGCAAGGTATCCGGCAAACCCGCCCAGAAAACGGAAGCGGGGAAACCCCGCCGCAATCGCCCCGTCCATCCCTATGCCGAGGCCGTTCACAAACCCCCTGCCGTCAAGCGAGCCCGCGTCAACCTTGAGGCGGCTGTCCGCAAACACCGCCTCAAGGGCGTCCTCCGCCGGGGAGGGAACGCCGCACGCGGAGGGGAAATCGTTTCCGCTCCCCGCCGGCACAACGCCCATTATCACCCCCGTGCCCGCCACCGCGCGGGCAACCTCGCTTGAAGTTCCGTCTCCGCCCACGGACACAATCCGGGCAAAACCCTCCTTCACCCCGGCGGACGCAATGCGCCCCGCATCTCCGGGGGCGGAGGTGCGGCGAATCTCAAAATCCGCCCCGCGCGCCCGGCAGAACCGCGAGATTTCCCCCTCGGAAACCGCCGTGCCGCCCTGCCCGGCGGCGGGATTGATTATAAAAAGGTGCGAGCGGCCTCCGGACATAGAGGTCAACTATAACAGAAAGGCACTTGATAAAAACTCCGCATTTGTGTAGAAACTTGCCCTGCCCGCAAGCGGGCGGGCGGAGAAAATCAACAGGATGAGTGAAGAAACCGAACACTACGAAGAGCCCGGAGGCGCGGAGACCCAGGACGCCCCCGAAGAAGGCGATGAGATAAGAATGAAGCGGCTGCTTGAGGCGGGCGCGCATTTCGGGCATCAGAAAAGCTACTGGAATCCGAAAATGAAACCCCACATTTTCGGCGTGCGCAACGGCGTCCACATCATAGACCTTCAAAAGACCGTGGAGTTGTTCAAGGTCGCCTACAGGTTTGCCGTTGAACTGACCTCAAAGGGCGGCATTGTTCTGTTTGTGGGAACAAAACAGCAGGCGAGCGGCATAATCAAAGAGGAAAGCGAAAGGTGCGGCATGCCGTACGTAAACCTGCGGTGGCTGGGCGGCACGCTCACCAACTTCGGCACGATACGTTCGCGGCTGCTGTATCTGGAGGAACTCCGGAAGAACGAGGAAGAGAAAAAGATGGACATGCTTCCCTACAAGGAGGCCGTCAAACTCAGAAAACAGGCGGCGAAACTGTCGGGGCTTATCGGCGGGCTTGCCTCAATGAAGCGGCTTCCGGACGCGGTATTCATCGTTGACACTCACAAAGAATCAAACGCCTTCAAAGAGGCGGTAAAACTCGGCATACCGGTCATCGGCCTTGTGGACACAAACTGCGACCCCACAGGCGTTGAATACATCATCCCCACAAACGATGACGCCATGAGGGCGATAAAACTGTTCACGTCAAAAATAGCGGACGCTTGCGCGGAGGGCGCGGCGGTGTATGCGGAGACGGTCAAAGACCTTCCCGAAGAGGAGGCGCGGGAGAAAACCGGGCAGGAAGACGGGCCGATAGTTGAGAAGAGAGTCCATGTGTTCAGGAAGTTCGGAGGGGAGGAAGAGGAAGAGGACGAACCGCGGAGCGCGGCGGCGGGGAAAGAGCCGGAAAGCGGCGGAGCGGCGGAAAAGCCCGAACCCGCAGCGGCGGAGAAAGAAGAGGACAAGGGAGAGGCGGAGAGTTAGGCATGGCGGATATAAGTTCTGCAATGGTAAAAGAGGCGAGAGACCGCACGGGGGCTTCGTTTATTGACTGCAAGCAGGCTCTTGAGGAGTCCGGCGGCAACATGGACAAGGCGCTTGACATCCTCAAAATAAAGGGCGCTTCCCGCGCCTCAAAGAAAACCGGCAGGGAAACGCCGGAGGGTATAGTCGCCTCATACATTCATCCGGGCGGCAAGATAGGGGTGATGCTGGAAATCAACTGCGAGACCGATTTTGTGGCGAGGAACGAGGAGTTCTCGGGCCTGTCAAGAGAGATAGCCATGCAGATAGCGGCGACCGCCCCGCTTTACACCTCAAGGGAGGAAATTCCCGCCGAAACGCTTGAGAAGGAAAGGGAAATCATCCTCGCGCGCGCAAAGGAGTCCGGCAAGCCGGAAAAGGTGCTGGAAAAGATGGTTGAGGGCGGCATTGAGAAATTCTGCAAAGAGGTGTGCCTCCTTGAGCAGGACTACATCAGGGAGCCGAAAACCAAGATTGGCGACCTTGTATCGGCCGCCATATCCAAGACGGGCGAAAACATTGTGGTCAGAAGATTCACCAGGTTTCAACTTGGAGAGTCCGTTGAATGAGGCTCGCCCGCCATGCCGCCGGACGGAAAGAAAAAACCCTTTTACAAAAGAATCCTTCTGAAAATAGGCGGCGAAGCCCTTCAGGGAAAAGATGAATTCGGCTTAGACTCCGCCACTCTGGACAAGGTGGCGGCGGAGTTGAGAGACCTTGCGCAACTTGGCGTTGACATTGGCCTTGTAATCGGCGGGGGCAATTTTTTCAGGGGCAGTTCCCCCGGCGCAAAGGGGATGGACAGGTCAACGGCGGACTACATGGGGATGCTTGCGACGGTGATAAACGCCATTGCGCTTCAGGACTATCTTGAAAAGCACGGCGTTGACACGAGGGTTCAGAGCGGCCTTGAGATAAAGCAGGTGGCCGAGCCCTTCATAAAGCGCCGCGCGCTCCGGCACATTGAGAAAGGCAGGGTGGTGATCTTCGCCGCGGGAACGGGCAACCCGTTTTTCACGACCGACACGGCGGCGTCTCTGCGCGCCCTTCAAATCGGGGCGGATGTAGTGATGAAGGGAACAAAGGTGGACGGCATATATGACAAAGACCCCAAAAAGCACGGGGATGCGACAATGTTTGAGGAACTGACCTACATGGAGGCGATACAGAAGGAGTTGGATGTGATGGACACGACCGCCATATCGCTGTGCATGGAGAGCGGCATTCCGATAGTGGTGTTTGACCTGTTCAAAAAGGGCAACATGAAAAGGGCTGTTCTCGGCGAGAAGATCGGGACAAGGGTCTGGAACGGGGCAAAATGAGCGGCGCGGTTTCTGAAATCACCGGACAGGCGGCGGGCAGGATGGAAAAGACCGTCTCCGCATTTGAGTCCGAACTTGCGAAGATAAGGACGGGCAAGGCGTCCACGGGATTGATAGAGGGGCTTGAGGTTGACTATCACGGCGCAAAGATGCCGCTGGGTCAGATTGCGGGGCTGAGCGCGCCCGACCCGCAGACGGTTCTTATACAGCCGTGGGACGAGACGGTTACGGGCGAGATAGAGAAGGCGATAAACCAGTCCGACCTTGGCCTCACGCCGGTGAGGGACGGCAAGGCGATACGGCTTTCCGTGCCGCCGCTCAGCGGGGAGAGGCGGGGCGAGTTGACAAAGGTTGCGGGCAGAATAGCGGAAGACCACCGGGTTTCCATCCGGCAGGCGAGAAAGGATTTGAACACGAGGGTCAAGGCGATGGAAAAAGACAGCGAGATGTCAAAGGACGAGAGCAAGAAAGCGCTTGACGGCATACAGGGATCAACTGACAAGTTCATAGCGCGAATCAACGCGCTGCTTGAGAAGAAGGAAAAAGAGATAGCGGAGATTTGAGGAGCGGTCACAACACCGAGTTGAAAACGAGATGACAGAAAACTGGACTTTCCTCGGAAGCAAATGGTGGAAGTTTGATTTTCACACGCATACGCCCGCATCCAATGATTACGGTCAGGGTGATAAGTCCTGTAAAGAAATTCAACCGGAAGAATGGTTGCGGAAAGCTATGGAGTCCAACCTTGATTGCGTGGCGGTCACAGACCATAATTCAGGCGGCTGGATTGATAAGTTAAAAGAAAAAAACGAAGAACTGCGAAAACTTAATGTAAAGCCTGACTGGTACAAATCTCTTACTATTTTCCCCGGAGTTGAAATCACTGTTGCCGATAGCAGGAGTGGTGTTCATCTGCTGGCTATTTTTGATCCAAACTGCGATAGCAATAAAGTGATCCGGGTGTTGGGTGCTTGCGGCATTACATCCGGACATGGCGATAAAAAACATACCGAAACAGAGGGACTTGATTTTGCCGGAGTTGTTAACAAAATCAAGAATGCGGACGGCATTGCCATACCCGCACATATTGATCATAAGAAAGGATTACTGGAAGAAACTACCTCGCTAACGCCGGAACTTGAAAAAAGTCTGAAATCTATATTTGTCGCCGAATTTTGTGACCCAAACAAATTTGACGATGCCGACCCGCAGTTGAAAAAAGCGGTGGAGGGTCTTGCCAAAGTGAGAGGCTCCGACTCTCATAAGCCGGACGATATTGGAAAGCGCTACAGTTGGGTCAAAATGAGCAGACCATCAATTGAAGGGGTGCGGCTGGCATTGCAGGATCAGGAATTCTGCGTAAAAAACCAAGAAGAAGATCCCAATCACCTCCCTGATGTTTTCTTGTCCAAACTAACTATTGAGAATATGAATCACTGTGGTCGTAAGGATCCCTTTACGATTCCGTTGCATCCACACTTTAACTCGGTTATCGGTGGGCGAGGCACCGGGAAGTCAACAATTCTTGAGTCAATACGTATCGCCTTACGCCACGACCAAAGTTTAGCTACTGAAGCACCGAATGTGAAGAAGACATGGTTAGACAAGTT
The sequence above is a segment of the Candidatus Dadabacteria bacterium genome. Coding sequences within it:
- the pyrH gene encoding UMP kinase, translated to MPPDGKKKPFYKRILLKIGGEALQGKDEFGLDSATLDKVAAELRDLAQLGVDIGLVIGGGNFFRGSSPGAKGMDRSTADYMGMLATVINAIALQDYLEKHGVDTRVQSGLEIKQVAEPFIKRRALRHIEKGRVVIFAAGTGNPFFTTDTAASLRALQIGADVVMKGTKVDGIYDKDPKKHGDATMFEELTYMEAIQKELDVMDTTAISLCMESGIPIVVFDLFKKGNMKRAVLGEKIGTRVWNGAK
- a CDS encoding lysophospholipid acyltransferase family protein — its product is MRKVKSVVAVALCAVATTVFGIAGVSFSLAAPRLVIPLAVRPWGKALLLCLGVRLRVGGIENIPREPSVIMYNHQSSVDIPALVASLPGRYKLVMKDEVLKIPFVGWVSKLNGHFFVSRDGGSGDSRQLKLMARAIREKKQTLVLAPEGTRSESGKLLDFKKGGFLLAALSGAPVVPMVIRGGIGVKPKRGPLKTGGEMSVDFLPPVRAAEGSGGRAAMDMLERETRDAMLRGLEQQ
- the frr gene encoding ribosome recycling factor, whose product is MSGAVSEITGQAAGRMEKTVSAFESELAKIRTGKASTGLIEGLEVDYHGAKMPLGQIAGLSAPDPQTVLIQPWDETVTGEIEKAINQSDLGLTPVRDGKAIRLSVPPLSGERRGELTKVAGRIAEDHRVSIRQARKDLNTRVKAMEKDSEMSKDESKKALDGIQGSTDKFIARINALLEKKEKEIAEI
- a CDS encoding YegS/Rv2252/BmrU family lipid kinase, whose amino-acid sequence is MSGGRSHLFIINPAAGQGGTAVSEGEISRFCRARGADFEIRRTSAPGDAGRIASAGVKEGFARIVSVGGDGTSSEVARAVAGTGVIMGVVPAGSGNDFPSACGVPSPAEDALEAVFADSRLKVDAGSLDGRGFVNGLGIGMDGAIAAGFPRFRFLGGFAGYLAAAGAAAVTFRGFAAAVRSPGGDAGGRCLLAGVSNGPSQGGFRISPAAKPDDGLLDFHFICDMPPPLRVLRLVSVMAGAAGGGWISRFQAASAIIETETDLPAHMDGEPFVLEAGEHEISIRKGALSVLSPAGSV
- a CDS encoding type II toxin-antitoxin system prevent-host-death family antitoxin; the encoded protein is MKVNMHEAKSQLSKLGELAWKGEEIVIAKAGKPYLSLTPYRKKRKDRKPGSLKGKIWISPDFDDPCPEIEEMFYGSLDEDK
- a CDS encoding macro domain-containing protein, with translation MSVTHKTGGSIFDERVDALVNPVNCVGAMGAGLALQFKKAFPENFRAYAELCETGGLRTGEMFVFETGAMFPTHIINFPTERHYKDKSSMQYIEDGLLALVDEVERREIESIAIPALGCGLGGLDWGDVKPLIVGMFEDMEEVEVVVFEPQEEGDECS
- a CDS encoding DUF4065 domain-containing protein, which encodes MPKGGSTAMVKGVAGFIKRQRIKRDMTQERVASEMGLTRQTYGQIESGKRDIMLSEAKKLAAVFGMSLGSLVALRDDGYEVILEETPEGEAAPAPQIRVTREDLEKFKQVLLYVLCEVGGKPNVGETVLHKLLYFIDFDYYEKFEESLMGAAYIKNTHGPTSVVFSKIVERMAEEGKVIKVDADYFGKPQKRYIALNPPDLSALSAREVKHIDDVLARLSDKSAREIADYSHGDIPWRIAKSNEEISYEAVFYRDEKYSVRDYEDDL
- a CDS encoding non-ribosomal peptide synthase is translated as MNRIADVDLKTIVSLTGMPRLRNVANPTDPRAMASNVRVAFRPVPPRYGNGRIREFSGELKASLLRIGVTVVPWEEATVQDGAFGILSRVFNIRRVKRDINAVVDVKREPSILRRALSAIAEAVYLYVRKPGRSVMEILKISGWADDFTQKYIQDPFSTQVITIVPLESEFEDENTTYDVKIEIGLSHLIGTMSEIVIGVSEDNFAIINMNLSDSVYSHGQLDGFVLNSLVPKIYAPIKPPILSRFKISEYNPAENENTGALASLGKMVRPTGLFPEGYKFSERISRVSHRDVLSNILDGRTGVSYGFIAIVEPPEYKGERDITEAEWNAFAPVRGMSDVRESSLGRWYIRINVGGREIFRQIPDLWTVTSRSGCDKTNLDPMTDIVRIGIINGQLHLQIPAGMDLSRRDIRPSFDTFVILAQAFSFALYMPEVVEKDGISILHFHGYPSPEWFRAGEVCEGADNPSLPCGTVEAALLNYAAVYKVADSPPADGDMKILCLVESDHGVNIVGADRGYMVDRLKNGAERGSIMLGGKYLSMLKQQAGRPAA
- a CDS encoding DUF4433 domain-containing protein, producing MSVPENPKIYHIVHVDRLPHILEEGFLLSDSEMSKRNHSGTKIGNPRIKERRLSRKLKSHPDLSVGDCVPFYFCPRSPMLYAIHKQNEDLEYKGGEDEIIYLEADLHEFVSRIIDKNLRYAFTTSNAGASNFEDYSSLDDLDKIDWGIIGSHSWWDGQDTEEDKERAKQARQAEFLVEGRFSWLLVSNVYVKVPRVREQVLEFLKMTWRRPPVEVKREWYY
- a CDS encoding type II toxin-antitoxin system VapC family toxin: MLRLLIDTHALLWWFEDSKKIGKQTDSALRNGENEIFVSAVTGWEIAIKSNLGKLKAPPDLESVILKDGFDTLPLTFFHARRAGELPLHHRDPFDRMLVAQAQAEGLTIVTRDEKIALYGVSTLDARE
- a CDS encoding translation elongation factor Ts; translated protein: MADISSAMVKEARDRTGASFIDCKQALEESGGNMDKALDILKIKGASRASKKTGRETPEGIVASYIHPGGKIGVMLEINCETDFVARNEEFSGLSREIAMQIAATAPLYTSREEIPAETLEKEREIILARAKESGKPEKVLEKMVEGGIEKFCKEVCLLEQDYIREPKTKIGDLVSAAISKTGENIVVRRFTRFQLGESVE
- the rpsB gene encoding 30S ribosomal protein S2, which gives rise to MSEETEHYEEPGGAETQDAPEEGDEIRMKRLLEAGAHFGHQKSYWNPKMKPHIFGVRNGVHIIDLQKTVELFKVAYRFAVELTSKGGIVLFVGTKQQASGIIKEESERCGMPYVNLRWLGGTLTNFGTIRSRLLYLEELRKNEEEKKMDMLPYKEAVKLRKQAAKLSGLIGGLASMKRLPDAVFIVDTHKESNAFKEAVKLGIPVIGLVDTNCDPTGVEYIIPTNDDAMRAIKLFTSKIADACAEGAAVYAETVKDLPEEEAREKTGQEDGPIVEKRVHVFRKFGGEEEEEDEPRSAAAGKEPESGGAAEKPEPAAAEKEEDKGEAES